In a genomic window of Variovorax paradoxus:
- a CDS encoding LysR family transcriptional regulator has translation MRRGTDLDFDWRLIRSFLAALDSGSLLAASRLLNASQPTLGRHIAELESQLGVLLFERTGQGLRPTAMATQLAESARVMENGALALSRSVAGANAASSGTVRLSASQATARHLLPAILARMRLELPEIQIELVASNEVSNLLRREADIALRMTRPETASLVARRVGRFALGAFAQRDYLRRRGTPRHWSDLPRHDLLGYDRDESILRSSAALGAPLQREDFCFRTDDVSVYWEALRHGMGIGFVAESLARSDPEVVRVLPALKLPVLPVWLAVHREVRTDRRIRAVYDFLVRSLPAAL, from the coding sequence ATGCGGCGCGGCACCGACCTCGATTTCGACTGGCGACTGATCCGCTCCTTCCTCGCGGCCCTCGACAGCGGCAGCCTGCTGGCCGCCTCGCGCCTGCTCAATGCGAGCCAGCCGACGCTGGGGCGGCACATCGCCGAGCTCGAATCGCAGCTCGGCGTGCTGCTGTTCGAGCGCACCGGCCAGGGCCTGCGTCCCACCGCCATGGCCACGCAGCTGGCCGAGTCGGCGCGCGTCATGGAGAACGGCGCGCTCGCGCTGTCGCGCAGCGTGGCCGGCGCCAATGCCGCCAGTTCGGGCACGGTGCGGCTGTCGGCCAGCCAGGCGACGGCGCGCCACCTGCTGCCGGCGATCCTGGCGCGCATGCGGCTGGAGCTGCCCGAGATCCAGATCGAGCTGGTGGCCAGCAACGAGGTCAGCAACCTGCTGCGGCGCGAGGCCGACATCGCGCTGCGCATGACCCGGCCCGAAACGGCGAGCCTGGTGGCGCGGCGCGTGGGCCGCTTCGCGCTCGGTGCCTTCGCGCAGCGCGACTACCTGCGCCGGCGCGGCACGCCGCGCCACTGGAGCGACCTGCCGCGGCACGACCTGCTGGGCTACGACCGCGACGAGAGCATCCTGCGCAGCTCGGCCGCGCTCGGCGCGCCGCTGCAGCGCGAGGACTTCTGCTTTCGCACCGACGACGTCAGCGTCTACTGGGAGGCGCTGCGCCACGGCATGGGCATCGGCTTCGTGGCCGAGTCGCTGGCGCGCAGCGACCCCGAGGTGGTGCGCGTGCTGCCCGCGCTCAAGCTGCCCGTGCTGCCGGTGTGGCTGGCGGTGCACCGCGAGGTCCGCACCGACCGGCGCATCCGCGCGGTCTATGATTTCCTGGTGCGCAGCCTTCCGGCCGCGCTCTGA
- a CDS encoding twin-arginine translocation pathway signal protein, protein MDERRNFVRLLGGGVVLAAGAAALATWWLHDDMPAAALEIWNGPGDEPDVRRRALAYAVTAPSAYNRQPWRVDLREPDAIVLYCDRERLLPETDPFGRQLVIGQGAFLELLVMALAQQGVAASVQLWPQGELPADPRQWGHLPVARLRLAGGGTPDPLFAQVLRRRTPKQRFDTARPVSAELLQGVIAAVPDGGSLRADGTVEMARVLPLRGLCLAAARVEITTPHTARENLRLLRVGPEEILAHRDGFSLNDPALRVAVALGRFDREVPAREGSRAFERTLALYADQASTAMGFTWISTAGNSRTDQLNAGRAYLRQQLRATDLGLGMHPMSQSLEEFAEMAAHHAAAHEMLLGLPPPRDARGRTLQLLCRIGYPTALVPPAPRRPLGEFALA, encoded by the coding sequence ATGGACGAGCGAAGAAACTTTGTCCGGCTGCTGGGAGGCGGTGTGGTGTTGGCCGCGGGCGCCGCGGCACTGGCCACCTGGTGGCTGCACGACGACATGCCGGCGGCGGCCCTGGAGATCTGGAACGGTCCGGGCGACGAGCCCGACGTGCGCCGGCGCGCGCTCGCCTATGCGGTGACCGCGCCCTCGGCCTACAACCGGCAGCCCTGGCGCGTGGACCTGCGCGAGCCCGATGCGATCGTCCTGTACTGCGACCGCGAGCGCCTGCTGCCCGAGACCGACCCCTTCGGCCGCCAGCTGGTGATCGGCCAGGGCGCCTTCCTCGAGCTGCTGGTGATGGCGCTGGCCCAGCAGGGCGTGGCGGCCAGCGTGCAGCTGTGGCCGCAGGGCGAACTGCCCGCCGACCCGCGCCAGTGGGGCCACCTGCCGGTGGCGCGGCTGCGGCTCGCGGGCGGCGGCACGCCCGATCCGCTGTTCGCCCAGGTGCTGCGCCGGCGCACGCCGAAGCAGCGCTTCGACACCGCGCGCCCGGTCTCGGCCGAACTGCTGCAGGGCGTGATCGCGGCGGTGCCCGACGGTGGCTCGCTGCGTGCCGACGGCACCGTCGAGATGGCCCGCGTGCTGCCGCTGCGCGGGCTCTGCCTGGCCGCGGCGCGGGTGGAGATCACCACGCCCCACACCGCGCGCGAGAACCTGCGGCTGCTGCGCGTGGGGCCCGAGGAGATCCTCGCGCACCGCGACGGCTTCTCGCTCAACGACCCGGCGCTGCGCGTGGCCGTGGCGCTGGGCCGCTTCGACCGCGAGGTGCCGGCGCGCGAGGGCAGCCGCGCCTTCGAGCGCACGCTGGCGCTGTATGCCGACCAGGCCAGCACCGCCATGGGCTTCACCTGGATCAGCACCGCCGGCAACAGCCGCACCGACCAGCTCAACGCCGGCCGCGCCTACCTGCGCCAGCAGCTGCGCGCCACCGACCTCGGGCTGGGCATGCACCCGATGAGCCAGTCGCTCGAGGAGTTCGCGGAGATGGCTGCGCACCACGCGGCGGCGCACGAGATGCTGCTCGGCCTGCCGCCGCCGCGCGACGCGCGCGGCCGCACGCTGCAGCTGCTGTGCCGCATCGGCTATCCGACGGCGCTGGTGCCGCCCGCGCCGCGCCGGCCGCTGGGCGAGTTCGCGCTGGCCTGA
- a CDS encoding CinA family protein produces MESSFPPPSSHDLDTPELVEALAGLLLKKGWLLATAESCTGGLIGAACTELAGSSAWFERGFVTYSNAAKTELLGVDAALVEAHGAVSEPVARAMALGAIAHSAPARAAVAVTGIAGPTGGTPDKPVGTVWFGWSVDGQVRTERRRFDGDRATVRAATVRHALHTLVQLLETPTAA; encoded by the coding sequence ATGGAATCCTCGTTCCCGCCCCCTTCGTCGCACGACCTCGACACGCCCGAGCTGGTGGAGGCCCTGGCCGGCCTGCTGCTGAAGAAGGGCTGGCTGCTGGCCACCGCCGAGAGCTGCACCGGCGGCCTGATCGGCGCCGCCTGCACCGAGCTCGCGGGCTCCAGCGCCTGGTTCGAGCGCGGCTTCGTGACCTACTCCAACGCGGCCAAGACCGAACTGCTGGGCGTGGACGCCGCGCTGGTCGAGGCGCATGGCGCGGTCAGCGAGCCGGTGGCGCGCGCGATGGCGCTGGGCGCGATCGCGCATTCGGCGCCGGCGCGCGCCGCGGTGGCGGTCACCGGCATCGCCGGCCCCACGGGCGGCACGCCCGACAAACCGGTCGGCACCGTGTGGTTCGGCTGGTCGGTCGACGGCCAGGTACGCACCGAGCGGCGCCGCTTCGACGGCGACCGCGCCACGGTGCGCGCGGCCACGGTGCGGCATGCGCTGCACACGCTGGTGCAGCTGCTCGAAACCCCGACCGCGGCCTGA
- a CDS encoding phosphatidylglycerophosphatase A: MPPPSIRRPSARFLFSHPAHFIGLGLGSGLSRFAPGTVGTLWAWAAFSVMQHWLSPAAIGWIIGVSLPLGWWACTLTARDMNLADPGAVVWDEVVAFWIVLWLVTPAGLWAQIVAFALFRFFDAAKPGPVAWADGLFKQRDAAQVRWWHAGFGIMLDDLVAAFCSLLVIALWRAW, encoded by the coding sequence ATGCCCCCGCCCTCCATCCGCCGCCCGAGCGCGCGCTTCCTGTTCTCGCATCCCGCGCATTTCATCGGGCTGGGCCTGGGTTCCGGCCTGTCGCGCTTCGCGCCCGGCACGGTGGGCACGCTGTGGGCCTGGGCCGCGTTCTCGGTGATGCAGCACTGGCTGTCGCCGGCCGCGATCGGCTGGATCATCGGGGTCTCGCTGCCGCTGGGCTGGTGGGCCTGCACGCTGACGGCGCGCGACATGAACCTGGCCGACCCCGGCGCGGTGGTGTGGGACGAGGTGGTCGCGTTCTGGATCGTGCTGTGGCTGGTGACGCCGGCCGGCCTGTGGGCGCAGATCGTCGCCTTCGCCCTGTTCCGTTTCTTCGATGCCGCCAAGCCGGGCCCGGTGGCCTGGGCCGACGGCCTGTTCAAGCAGCGCGATGCCGCGCAGGTGCGCTGGTGGCACGCGGGCTTCGGCATCATGCTCGACGACCTGGTGGCGGCCTTCTGCTCGCTGCTGGTGATCGCGCTCTGGCGCGCCTGGTGA
- a CDS encoding FAD-dependent oxidoreductase, translating to MKQDLDLQADVLIVGAGPVGLSLAMDLASRGVSTIVCETRAFAEPPNVKCNHVASRTMEQFRRLGVAQKLRDAGLPPEHPNDVVFRTSVTGTELARIPIPCRRDRYTETEGPDAWWPTPEPPHRINQIYLEPILLRHTAALPGVTLLNRTQVGGFTQDAEGVTAIATDLDSGVTRSLRGRYMVGCDGGSSAVRKQMGAKLEGTAVIQRVQSTCIRAPGLRALIPGKPAWSYYAMNPRRCGTMFAIDGHETWLVHNHLNAEEPEFDSVDRDRSLREILGVGPDFEYEILSKEDWVGRRLVADRFRNGRVFLAGDAAHLWVPYAGYGMNAGIADALNLAWLLAACVQGWADEGILDAYEAERLPITEQVSQFAMDHAQKMIRARRAVPSNIEAPGPEGDALRADIGQEAYELNVQQFCCAGLNFGYFYTGSPIIVPDGEHVPPAYSMGAFTASTVPGCRAPHFWLADGRSLYDAFGPGYTLLRFDRSADVRALERAADAYRMPLTVLDIDAAVVPPAYAHRLVLCRADQHVAWRGAYVPADVYELVARLRGEPQRERAAKRALPWEGVLA from the coding sequence ATGAAGCAAGACCTCGATCTCCAGGCCGACGTGCTGATCGTCGGCGCCGGCCCGGTGGGCCTCTCGCTCGCGATGGACCTGGCCTCGCGCGGCGTCAGCACGATCGTGTGCGAGACGCGCGCCTTCGCCGAGCCGCCGAACGTGAAATGCAACCATGTGGCGTCGCGCACCATGGAGCAGTTCCGCCGCCTGGGCGTGGCGCAGAAGCTGCGCGACGCGGGCCTGCCGCCCGAGCATCCGAACGACGTGGTGTTCCGCACCAGCGTGACCGGCACCGAGCTCGCGCGCATCCCGATTCCCTGCCGGCGCGACCGCTACACCGAGACCGAGGGCCCCGATGCCTGGTGGCCCACGCCCGAGCCGCCGCACCGCATCAACCAGATCTACCTCGAGCCGATCCTGCTGCGCCACACGGCCGCGCTGCCGGGCGTGACCCTGCTCAACCGCACGCAGGTCGGCGGCTTCACGCAGGACGCCGAGGGCGTGACGGCGATCGCCACCGATCTCGACAGCGGCGTGACGCGCAGCCTGCGCGGGCGCTACATGGTGGGCTGCGACGGCGGCAGCTCGGCGGTGCGCAAGCAGATGGGCGCGAAGCTCGAGGGCACGGCGGTGATCCAGCGCGTGCAGTCGACCTGCATCCGCGCGCCCGGCCTGCGCGCGCTGATCCCGGGCAAGCCCGCGTGGTCGTACTACGCGATGAACCCGCGCCGCTGCGGCACCATGTTCGCCATCGACGGCCACGAGACCTGGCTGGTGCACAACCACCTCAACGCCGAGGAGCCCGAGTTCGACTCGGTGGACCGCGACCGCTCGCTGCGCGAGATCCTCGGCGTCGGTCCCGATTTCGAGTACGAGATCCTCAGCAAGGAGGACTGGGTGGGCCGCCGCCTGGTGGCCGACCGCTTCCGCAACGGCCGCGTGTTCCTCGCGGGCGATGCCGCCCACCTGTGGGTGCCCTACGCGGGCTACGGCATGAACGCCGGCATCGCCGACGCGCTCAACCTCGCGTGGCTGCTCGCGGCCTGCGTGCAGGGCTGGGCCGACGAGGGCATCCTCGACGCCTACGAGGCCGAACGGCTGCCGATCACCGAGCAGGTCTCGCAGTTCGCGATGGACCATGCGCAGAAGATGATCCGCGCGCGGCGCGCGGTGCCTTCGAACATCGAGGCGCCCGGCCCCGAGGGCGACGCGCTGCGCGCCGACATCGGCCAGGAGGCCTACGAGCTCAACGTGCAGCAGTTCTGCTGCGCGGGCCTGAACTTCGGCTACTTCTACACCGGCTCGCCGATCATCGTGCCCGACGGCGAGCACGTGCCGCCGGCCTATTCGATGGGCGCCTTCACGGCCTCGACCGTGCCGGGCTGCCGCGCGCCGCACTTCTGGCTGGCCGACGGCCGCTCGCTCTACGACGCCTTCGGCCCGGGCTACACGCTGCTGCGCTTCGACCGCAGCGCCGACGTGCGCGCGCTGGAACGCGCGGCCGACGCCTACCGCATGCCGCTCACGGTGCTCGACATCGACGCCGCCGTGGTGCCGCCGGCCTACGCGCACCGCCTGGTGCTGTGCCGCGCCGACCAGCACGTGGCCTGGCGCGGCGCCTACGTCCCGGCCGACGTGTACGAACTGGTGGCGCGGCTGCGCGGCGAGCCGCAGCGCGAGCGCGCGGCCAAGCGCGCGCTGCCGTGGGAAGGGGTGCTGGCCTAG
- a CDS encoding tripartite tricarboxylate transporter substrate binding protein, producing MTATIARGATQPLRRQLLLAAAAALSGGTSFAQAPAAGAFPDKPIRMVVTFPPGGSADAVVRMLVPRLNEKLGQPVVVDNRPGAGGNVGLTLVAKAPGDGYTLGVGAAGALAANASLYAQMPFDPLKDFKPVGMLAAIPFVIVGHPSIAARTQRELIALAKTQPGGLSIGHGGNGTAMHLSAALFAQMAEVKLVEVPYRGSGPAALDALAGQVPLAVVDLPSALQQIKAGKLLAFAVTSPARLPMLPEVPTVAEAGLPGYDSTGWFGVVAPAATPAPVVARLNAEINAALGDEQIKAAMRNLGVEPAPGSSEAFDAYIRSETRKWAQVIRTANIKLE from the coding sequence ATGACCGCAACGATCGCCCGCGGCGCGACACAACCGCTGCGCAGGCAATTGCTGCTGGCCGCGGCCGCCGCGCTGTCCGGCGGCACCTCCTTCGCGCAGGCGCCCGCGGCGGGCGCCTTTCCCGACAAGCCGATCCGCATGGTCGTGACCTTCCCGCCCGGCGGCAGCGCCGACGCGGTGGTGCGCATGCTGGTGCCGCGGCTCAACGAGAAGCTGGGCCAGCCGGTGGTGGTCGACAACCGGCCCGGCGCGGGCGGCAACGTCGGGCTCACGCTGGTGGCCAAGGCGCCCGGCGACGGCTACACGCTGGGCGTGGGCGCGGCGGGCGCGCTCGCGGCCAACGCGAGCCTCTATGCGCAGATGCCCTTCGATCCGCTGAAGGACTTCAAGCCCGTGGGCATGCTGGCCGCGATCCCGTTCGTGATCGTCGGCCATCCCTCGATCGCGGCACGCACGCAGCGCGAGCTGATCGCGCTCGCGAAGACGCAGCCCGGCGGCCTGTCGATCGGCCATGGCGGCAACGGCACGGCGATGCACCTGTCGGCTGCGCTGTTCGCGCAGATGGCCGAGGTCAAGCTGGTCGAGGTGCCCTACCGCGGCTCAGGCCCGGCCGCGCTCGACGCGCTCGCGGGGCAGGTGCCGCTCGCGGTGGTCGACCTGCCCTCGGCGCTGCAGCAGATCAAGGCCGGCAAGCTGCTCGCCTTCGCCGTCACCAGCCCGGCGCGGCTGCCGATGCTGCCCGAGGTGCCCACGGTGGCCGAGGCCGGCCTGCCCGGCTACGACTCGACCGGCTGGTTCGGCGTGGTGGCGCCGGCGGCCACGCCCGCGCCGGTGGTCGCGCGGCTCAATGCCGAGATCAACGCGGCGCTGGGCGACGAACAGATCAAGGCCGCGATGCGCAACCTCGGCGTGGAACCCGCGCCCGGTTCGAGCGAAGCCTTCGATGCCTACATCCGCTCCGAGACGCGCAAGTGGGCCCAGGTGATCCGCACCGCCAACATCAAGCTCGAATAG
- a CDS encoding LysR family transcriptional regulator — protein MKANFSPTIRQLRAFLAVYQLRQLSAAAQRLFVTQSAVSMLLRQLEDGLGTRLFDRTTRSLKPTAAAQEMLPAAERILRDVDALAAGFRDLATLERGRVSIAITPTLASFLLPEAIAQFQQQHPKVRVVVNDCAPDQFIARILGEHVDFGIGTPERPGAEVETQRLLRDHLALVCRDDHPLAQARVVRWTDLGRHPVITVRPGYGVRPLIDGTASDAGVALEVAHEVSFLSTALWMTACGMGPSIMPSAFARAAGDPALVIKLLSAPRVARDISVVTKRGHTLSEAARQFLDVLKRTL, from the coding sequence ATGAAAGCGAACTTCAGTCCTACGATCCGCCAGCTGCGCGCCTTCCTCGCGGTCTACCAGCTGCGGCAGCTCAGCGCCGCCGCGCAGCGGCTGTTCGTCACGCAGTCGGCGGTGAGCATGCTGCTGCGCCAGCTCGAGGACGGACTGGGCACGCGGCTGTTCGATCGCACCACGCGCTCGCTCAAGCCCACGGCCGCCGCGCAGGAGATGCTGCCGGCGGCCGAGCGCATCCTGCGCGACGTCGATGCGCTCGCGGCCGGCTTTCGCGACCTGGCCACGCTCGAGCGCGGCCGCGTCTCGATCGCGATCACGCCGACCCTGGCTTCGTTCCTGCTGCCCGAGGCGATCGCACAGTTCCAGCAGCAGCATCCCAAGGTGCGCGTGGTGGTCAACGACTGCGCGCCCGACCAGTTCATCGCGCGCATCCTCGGCGAGCACGTGGACTTCGGCATCGGCACGCCCGAGCGGCCCGGTGCCGAGGTCGAGACGCAGCGCCTCTTGCGCGACCATCTCGCGCTGGTCTGCCGCGACGACCATCCGCTGGCGCAGGCGCGCGTGGTGCGCTGGACCGACCTCGGCCGCCATCCGGTGATCACGGTGCGGCCCGGCTATGGCGTGCGGCCGCTGATCGACGGCACCGCCAGCGATGCGGGCGTGGCGCTCGAGGTCGCGCACGAGGTGTCCTTTCTCTCGACCGCGCTGTGGATGACCGCCTGCGGCATGGGTCCGTCGATCATGCCCTCGGCCTTCGCGCGCGCGGCCGGCGATCCCGCGCTGGTCATCAAGCTGCTGAGCGCGCCGCGCGTGGCGCGCGACATCTCGGTGGTCACCAAGCGCGGCCACACGCTGTCGGAGGCGGCGCGCCAGTTCCTCGACGTGCTCAAGCGCACGCTGTGA
- the thiL gene encoding thiamine-phosphate kinase: MGEFDLIQRYFQRPATRSPLGVGDDCALLAPAPGMQLAVSSDMLVEGRHFLSTVDPARLGHKALAVNLSDLAACGAKPLAFTLALALPGVDEGWLEGFSRGLFALADQHGCELVGGDTTRGPLNLCITVFGEVPAGAALLRSGARAGDELWTSGTLGDARLALENFRGTLSLPGPLFERARARMEQPAPRVALGQALRGIASAAADVSDGLAGDLGHILRASRVGATLDVDAAMHCIAAVADGSAAAAGLERDTLRAMAISGGDDYELVFTAPASARAAVEQAGRDSATPVTRIGRIDAESGLRFVDAAGAPVAQRFGSFDHFA; encoded by the coding sequence ATGGGTGAATTCGACCTGATCCAGCGCTATTTCCAGCGCCCCGCCACACGCTCGCCGCTCGGTGTGGGCGACGACTGCGCGCTGCTCGCGCCCGCGCCGGGCATGCAGCTCGCGGTCTCCTCGGACATGCTGGTCGAGGGCCGGCACTTCCTCTCGACCGTCGATCCGGCGCGGCTCGGCCACAAGGCGCTGGCGGTCAACCTCAGCGATCTCGCGGCCTGCGGCGCGAAGCCGCTGGCCTTCACGCTCGCGCTGGCGCTGCCGGGCGTGGACGAGGGCTGGCTCGAGGGCTTCTCGCGCGGCCTGTTCGCGCTGGCCGACCAACACGGCTGCGAGCTGGTGGGCGGCGACACCACGCGCGGCCCGCTCAACCTCTGCATCACCGTGTTCGGCGAAGTGCCCGCCGGCGCGGCGCTGCTGCGCTCGGGCGCGCGCGCCGGCGACGAGCTGTGGACCAGCGGCACGCTCGGCGATGCGCGACTGGCGCTCGAGAACTTCCGCGGCACGCTGTCGCTGCCGGGCCCGCTGTTCGAGAGAGCGCGCGCGCGCATGGAGCAGCCCGCGCCGCGCGTGGCGCTGGGCCAGGCGCTGCGCGGCATCGCGAGCGCGGCGGCCGACGTGAGCGACGGCCTCGCGGGCGACCTCGGCCACATCCTGCGCGCGAGCCGCGTGGGCGCGACGCTCGACGTCGACGCGGCGATGCACTGCATCGCGGCCGTGGCCGACGGCTCGGCCGCCGCCGCGGGGCTGGAGCGCGACACGCTGCGCGCGATGGCGATCTCGGGCGGCGACGACTACGAGCTGGTGTTCACCGCGCCCGCCTCGGCGCGCGCGGCGGTCGAGCAGGCCGGCCGCGACAGCGCGACGCCGGTCACGCGCATCGGGCGCATCGATGCCGAGAGCGGGCTGCGCTTCGTCGATGCCGCGGGCGCGCCGGTGGCGCAGCGCTTCGGCTCCTTCGATCACTTCGCCTGA
- a CDS encoding glutamate--cysteine ligase, which produces MRSAPLAADPASRAVKLEPFNKSEALSLGVELELQLVNTHDYDLAPYAEDMLRLMAQTPLPGSVVPEMTSSMIEISTGICHSAQDVIAQLTPIRDALIKNADKLNIAVVGGGTHAFQQWHERRIYDKPRFRELSELYGYLSKQFTIFGQHVHIGCPDADSALLMLHRMSRYIPHFIALSASSPFVQGQDTQFDSARLNSVFAFPLSGRAPFTTSWKEFEAYFERMTRTGVVRSMKDFYWDIRPKPEFGTIEIRVFDTPLTVARAAALAGYVQSLAAWFLQEQPFEPSEDDYLVYTYNRFQACRFGLDAVYVDPASGQHMPLRDHILMTMTQLEWHSEALNATQALGELRTSVETNRNDARWLRERQGRERLLAEVVRQASLRFRGAA; this is translated from the coding sequence CGCGCCGTCAAGCTCGAGCCCTTCAACAAGTCGGAGGCGCTGTCGCTCGGCGTCGAGCTCGAGCTGCAGCTCGTGAACACGCACGACTACGACCTCGCGCCGTATGCCGAAGACATGCTGCGGCTGATGGCGCAGACCCCGCTGCCCGGCAGCGTGGTGCCCGAGATGACCTCGAGCATGATCGAGATCTCGACCGGCATCTGCCATTCGGCGCAGGACGTGATCGCGCAGCTCACGCCGATCCGCGACGCGCTGATCAAGAACGCCGACAAGCTCAACATCGCGGTGGTCGGCGGCGGCACGCATGCCTTCCAGCAATGGCACGAGCGGCGCATCTACGACAAGCCGCGCTTTCGCGAGCTGTCGGAGCTCTACGGCTACCTGAGCAAGCAGTTCACCATCTTCGGCCAACACGTGCACATCGGCTGCCCCGATGCCGACTCGGCGCTGCTGATGCTGCACCGCATGTCGCGCTACATCCCGCACTTCATCGCGCTGTCGGCCTCCTCGCCCTTCGTGCAGGGGCAGGACACGCAGTTCGACTCGGCGCGGCTGAACTCGGTGTTCGCCTTCCCGCTGTCGGGCCGCGCGCCCTTCACCACCAGCTGGAAGGAATTCGAGGCCTACTTCGAGCGCATGACCCGCACCGGCGTCGTGCGCAGCATGAAGGACTTCTACTGGGACATCCGGCCCAAGCCCGAGTTCGGCACCATCGAGATCCGCGTCTTCGACACCCCGCTGACCGTGGCGCGCGCCGCCGCGCTCGCGGGCTACGTGCAGTCGCTGGCCGCCTGGTTCCTGCAGGAGCAGCCCTTCGAGCCCAGCGAGGACGACTATCTGGTCTACACCTACAACCGCTTCCAGGCCTGCCGCTTCGGCCTCGACGCGGTCTACGTCGACCCGGCCAGCGGCCAGCACATGCCGCTGCGCGACCACATCCTGATGACCATGACCCAGCTCGAATGGCACAGCGAGGCGCTCAACGCCACGCAGGCGCTGGGCGAGCTGCGCACCAGCGTCGAGACCAACCGCAACGACGCGCGCTGGCTGCGCGAGCGGCAGGGGCGCGAGCGGCTGCTGGCCGAGGTGGTGCGGCAGGCGTCGCTGCGCTTTCGCGGGGCGGCGTAG